In Pseudomonas coleopterorum, the genomic window GCAGAAGGAATGTGGACTGCACGCAGGGAATCTGATCACCAAGGCCTGAGCATCGCAGGCACATGGGCCTGCAATGCTCAGGCCCGTGGCGTGATCAATGCTCGGGCAGCTCGACGCCTTCGAACAGGGCTTCGAGCTCCTGCTTGTTGTGGCACTGGATGGCCTTGGCCATGACCTCGCGGGTGAGGTGCGGCGCGAATTTCTCGATGAAGTCGCACATGAAGCCGCGCAGGAAGGTGCCACGGCGGAAGCCGATACGGGTCACGCTGGATTCGAACAGATGGTCGGCGTCGAGCACCACCAGGTCATTGTCGAGCTTGGGATCGACGGCCATCTTGGCCACGATGCCCACGCCCAGCCCCAGACGCACGTAGGTTTTGATCACGTCGGCATCGGCCGCGGTGAACACCACTTTCGGCGCCAGGCCGCGGCGCGAGAACGCTTCGTCCAGCTTGGAACGGCCGGTGAAACCGAACACGTAGGTGACGATCGGGTATTCGGCGAGCGCTTCCAGGGTCAGTTTCGGCACCTTGGTCAGGGGATGCCCCTGGGGCACCGCGATGCAGCGGTTCCAGCGGTAGCACGGCATCATGATCAGGTCACCGAACGAATCCAGGCCTTCGGTGGCGATGGCGAAGTCGACGGTGCCGTCGGCAGCCATTTCGGCGATCTGCATCGGTGAGCCCTGGTGCATGTGCAAGGCCACGTCCGGGTACTGCTTGATGAAGCTGCTGATCACCGTCGGCAGGGCATAGCGCGCCTGGGTGTGGGTGGTGGCGATGGACAGCGTGCCCTTCTTCTCGTTGGAGAATTCCTGGGCGATCTGCTTGATGCTTTCCACCTTGCGCAGGATTTCACCGGCGGTGGTGATGATGCGCTCACCTGCCGGCGTGACGCGGGTCAGGTGCTTGCCGCTGCGTGCGAAGACTTCAACACCCAGTTCGTCTTCCAGCAGGCGGATCTGCTTGCTGATACCTGGCTGCGAGGTATACAGGCTTTGCGCCGTGGCGGAGACGTTGAGATCGTGGTGCGCTACCTCCCAGATGTAGCGCAGTTGTTGAAGCTTCATATGAATCCCTCACACAGGAAAACCGCCAGTCGTCGGCGAAGGGTTATAACTATATTAAAGGTCCAGGCAATAAATCTAGAACTTTTTATTAAATTTGTAGGAAAAATAACCAGCTTGTCGCCTAGCTCTTCAGGCGACTGCGTTGCTCTGTGAGGGGTACCAGATAGACCGGCGCCGGGGACAGCTGCAACACGCGGGTCGCCGTGCGGCCCAGCGAAACATCGACGGTAGCCACCTGACTGTGGCTGCCCAGCACCAGCAGGTCCACTTTCAGGCGCTGGGCCTGATCGAGAATGACCTCGGCCGGATCGCCCTGAAGCACCCGCACGGCGCGGATCAAGGCAAGGTCTGGCTCGTCGTCGCCCAGGTCACTGCGCAGGCTTTGCAGAACCCTCGTTTCAATCCCCGCCATCACGGCGCTCAAGCCGTGGTTGTGCAGGCGATCCAGGGTGGACTCGTCCAGATAGCTCTGCAGCACCGATTCGGCGATCAGGCCCATGGGCTCGACGGCATGGATCACATACAGCTGCGCATTGAAGCTGCGCGCCAGGGCGACGGCGTGCTGCATGACGAATGGGGCGTACACCCCCAGGTCAGTGGCGTACAGCATGGAGCGGATCATGCGACCTCCGAAGTGGCCAAGGCGACAGGGCACACTTGAGCGTAGCAGCGCCGTTCGCAGTGCACCGGTCGTCGGCAGAGCGATGGCACAAATGCGTTGTCGGCATGCGCTCTAACGCGCTAAGGTTCGACTCCCCCGCCGCTCATAATCATGCTGTGCCTCGCCGTGCGGGGTTCGCTGGCGGCCGGCACCCGTGACCTGACGAGTAACACGATGGCTGACCTACCGATCGACGACCTTAACGTCGCCTCCAATGAAACCCTCATCACGCCTGCCCAGCTGAAGCGGGAAATTCCGCTCAGCGCCGCTGCGCACAAGACCGTCGCCGCTGGCCGTGAAGTGGTGCGCGATATCCTCGATGGGCGCGATCATCGCCTGTTCGTGGTCATCGGCCCCTGCTCGATCCACGACATCGATGCGGCGCACGAGTATGCCCGCCGCCTGAAGGCGCTGGCCGCCGAAGTATCGGACACCCTGTACCTGGTGATGCGCGTCTACTTCGAGAAGCCGCGCACCACGGTCGGCTGGAAAGGCCTGATCAACGATCCGTACCTGGATGACTCGTTCAAGATCCAGGATGGCCTGCACATCGGTCGGCAATTGCTGCTGGACCTAGCCGAGATGGGCCTGCCTACCGCCACCGAAGCCCTTGACCCGATCTCGCCGCAGTACCTGCAGGACCTGATCAGTTGGTCGGCCATCGGCGCGCGCACCACCGAATCCCAGACCCACCGCGAAATGGCTTCGGGCCTGTCTTCGGCCGTGGGCTTCAAGAACGGTACCGATGGTGGCCTGACCGTGGCCATCAATGCCCTGCAGTCGGTGTCCAACCCTCACCGTTTCCTGGGAATCAACCAGGAAGGTGGCGTCTCCATCGTCACCACCAAGGGCAATGCCTACGGCCACGTGGTTCTGCGTGGTGGCAACGGCAAGCCCAACTATGATTCGGTCAGCGTGGCGGTGTGCGAGCAAGCGCTGGAGAAGGCCGGCATCAAGGCCAACATCATGGTCGACTGCAGCCATGCCAACTCCAACAAGGACCCGGCGCTGCAACCTCTGGTGATGGAGAACGTGGCCAACCAGATTCTGGAGGGCAACCAGTCGATCATCGGCCTGATGGTGGAAAGCCATTTGAATTGGGGAAGCCAGTCGATACCCAAGGACTTGGGCGACCTGCAATACGGGGTGTCGGTCACCGATGCGTGCATCGACTGGGCCAGCACCGAAAAGACGCTGCGCAGCATGCACGCGAAACTCAAGGATGTATTGCCAAAGCGTACGCGCTGACCGTCAGTACCGGGTCAGTCGAACCTTCGCTGCCCCGGTACCCGGGGCACAGCGTTACAGCTTTGCCGCACGACGCTGATGGCGCTCCATGTAGCGTTCGACATACGAGCAGGACGGAATCACCGTATAGCCATGGCTTTCGGCGTAGTCCAAGGCCTGCTCGGTCAACGCTGCAGCGATCCCGCGCCCGCGCAGGGCGTTGGGGACGAAGGTGCGGTAGATGTCCAGGGTCTGTTTGCCCAGGTCCATGTACGTCAGGTACGCACGGTGGCCGTCGATGTTGGTTTCGAACTGGTGACCGGCCTGGTCGTGGTGGATGGATAGCGCCTCGCTCATGGCAATTCCTCGCGGGTCTTGGATTTTGATCTCTACCTTACCGCTCTTTGTACGACTTAGAAACAGTTGTGCCGACTCGTGCTGTTTTTGTCATCAAGGCCGGGCGAAGCCTGCGCGTTCGATGTGATAAATATCGTCGTTCGGCTTACGTTTGGCTTAGTTGTCTCGCATCGTGCTAAATCAAGGGCCGCTTTCTAACCCTTCTCGATTGACCCGCAGAAGCGGACATGTAAATCCCGCCTTAGTTCATGTCTGCGACAACTAAACCGCGCACTTGCGATAACCCGCGACCCTCTTGCAACCAGCGCTAGACCGCGCTTTGCGGGTTACGTTCCGCCACCCTGGGCACCCATGGATTTTTTTTCATCTCTTGCGTTGCGTCCGTTTACTTACTACAAGTAATGAGTACTATGTACGGCGGCCAGTTTCTCATTCATGAGAAATGGCTACTTAAAAGAATGTCCTTCGAAGGGGAACACAATGAACAACGCTCTGAAATTCTCTGCACTGGCCCTGGCCGCCGTTCTGGCTACCGGTTGCAGCAGCGCATCCAAAGAAACCGAAGCTCGTCTGACCGCTACCGAAGACGCCGCTGCACGTTCGCAAGCCCGTGCCGACGAAGCCTACCGCAAGGCTGACGAAGCACTGACCGCTGCTCAGAAAGCTCAGCAGACTGCCGACGAAGCCAACGAGCGCGCCCTGCGCATGCTCGACAAGGCCAGCCGCAAGTAACAGCTTTTCGAGGCTGTAAAAAAACCGACCCATTGGGTCGGTTTTTTTATGCCTGATGAAGACCGCGCTATGGCGCGGGCGCTGTGTCAGGTGCGCTGCTGATCATCGGCGCGCCGGAAACGGCGATCTCGACCGGCAGGCCGTCTTCGGCAGCGACCACATCGCGGACCACGTCCCAGTTCATCTTGATGTCCGGGGCGAAGTCCCTGCGGTTGAGCAAGGCGTTGATCACGGCGGTGTGCCTGTCCAGGGCCACCGGGTCACCCTTGTCGGTCAATTGAGCGTGGGCCTCGAGGTACACCTTGCCACCGCTCATGCCAAACTTGTAGGACTCGTTCATGATGCGCACGCTGGTCCCCACCGGCACCATGCTCGCCAACTCCAGCACGTTGTCGTTGTACATGCGGAAACAGCCATGGCTGGTGCGCATGCCGATGCCGAACTGCTTGTTCGAGCCGTGAATCAGGTAGCCCGGCAGGCCGAGGGTGAACTTGAACGGCCCCAACGGATTGTCCGGACCGGCCGGGACGACGTTGGGCAACGGGTCGCCGTCCGCAGCGTGCTCGGCCTTGATC contains:
- the cysB gene encoding HTH-type transcriptional regulator CysB, translating into MKLQQLRYIWEVAHHDLNVSATAQSLYTSQPGISKQIRLLEDELGVEVFARSGKHLTRVTPAGERIITTAGEILRKVESIKQIAQEFSNEKKGTLSIATTHTQARYALPTVISSFIKQYPDVALHMHQGSPMQIAEMAADGTVDFAIATEGLDSFGDLIMMPCYRWNRCIAVPQGHPLTKVPKLTLEALAEYPIVTYVFGFTGRSKLDEAFSRRGLAPKVVFTAADADVIKTYVRLGLGVGIVAKMAVDPKLDNDLVVLDADHLFESSVTRIGFRRGTFLRGFMCDFIEKFAPHLTREVMAKAIQCHNKQELEALFEGVELPEH
- a CDS encoding universal stress protein → MIRSMLYATDLGVYAPFVMQHAVALARSFNAQLYVIHAVEPMGLIAESVLQSYLDESTLDRLHNHGLSAVMAGIETRVLQSLRSDLGDDEPDLALIRAVRVLQGDPAEVILDQAQRLKVDLLVLGSHSQVATVDVSLGRTATRVLQLSPAPVYLVPLTEQRSRLKS
- a CDS encoding 3-deoxy-7-phosphoheptulonate synthase, which gives rise to MADLPIDDLNVASNETLITPAQLKREIPLSAAAHKTVAAGREVVRDILDGRDHRLFVVIGPCSIHDIDAAHEYARRLKALAAEVSDTLYLVMRVYFEKPRTTVGWKGLINDPYLDDSFKIQDGLHIGRQLLLDLAEMGLPTATEALDPISPQYLQDLISWSAIGARTTESQTHREMASGLSSAVGFKNGTDGGLTVAINALQSVSNPHRFLGINQEGGVSIVTTKGNAYGHVVLRGGNGKPNYDSVSVAVCEQALEKAGIKANIMVDCSHANSNKDPALQPLVMENVANQILEGNQSIIGLMVESHLNWGSQSIPKDLGDLQYGVSVTDACIDWASTEKTLRSMHAKLKDVLPKRTR
- a CDS encoding GNAT family N-acetyltransferase, whose protein sequence is MSEALSIHHDQAGHQFETNIDGHRAYLTYMDLGKQTLDIYRTFVPNALRGRGIAAALTEQALDYAESHGYTVIPSCSYVERYMERHQRRAAKL
- a CDS encoding Lpp/OprI family alanine-zipper lipoprotein, which translates into the protein MNNALKFSALALAAVLATGCSSASKETEARLTATEDAAARSQARADEAYRKADEALTAAQKAQQTADEANERALRMLDKASRK
- a CDS encoding L,D-transpeptidase family protein, which translates into the protein MPPSLSVFTRCLSLAAAFAAAPVMALEFPLPPPGEDIIGQVQTITAKYEDTFADIATANDLGYLEMVAANPGVDPWLPGAGTQIVLPTRFILPPGPREGIVINLAEYRLYYYPRGENVVRTYPLGIGREGWGSPIAQTKVIAKTANPTWTPPASIKAEHAADGDPLPNVVPAGPDNPLGPFKFTLGLPGYLIHGSNKQFGIGMRTSHGCFRMYNDNVLELASMVPVGTSVRIMNESYKFGMSGGKVYLEAHAQLTDKGDPVALDRHTAVINALLNRRDFAPDIKMNWDVVRDVVAAEDGLPVEIAVSGAPMISSAPDTAPAP